Proteins from a genomic interval of Brachybacterium vulturis:
- a CDS encoding M16 family metallopeptidase, whose translation MPLDLSFDDPASDVLLDPATGVRRSILPGGVRLLTQTDRSVRSATIGLWLPVGSRDETPAHAGSTHVLEHLLFKGTRRRSAMDIATAFDEVGGDSNALTAKEHTLYYGRVRSADIPMAVDVLTDMITASLLEQDALVTEREVILEELAMAEDDPTDVGYETFLADVLGPETPIGRPVGGTAASVQALTIEDVRAHFAEHYRPDNLVVTAVGDLDHDELAGLLQAGLRRGGWELADGALPDPGTRSAHRARDGGGLAAAPAEVAALSPHRLDRSTEQNHIFLGGHGLTALSEDRHALSVLMSILGGGMSSRLFQNIREQRGLAYSVYSFSAGYRDAGLFGMYAACRPGRTSQVVELLAEELTRMGEQGIDELELARAKGQITGSFALGLEDTSSRMGRLGTIELVHGRYTGVDETLARIGAVGVDDVSALATQLAGSFSTRVEVGPER comes from the coding sequence ATGCCTCTCGACCTCTCCTTCGATGACCCTGCCTCCGACGTGCTGCTGGATCCCGCGACCGGGGTGCGCCGCAGCATCCTGCCCGGGGGAGTGCGGCTGCTGACCCAGACCGACCGCAGCGTGCGCAGCGCGACCATCGGGCTGTGGCTGCCGGTCGGCTCCCGGGACGAGACCCCGGCCCATGCCGGCTCCACCCACGTGCTCGAGCACCTGCTGTTCAAGGGCACCCGCCGCCGCAGCGCGATGGACATCGCCACCGCCTTCGACGAGGTGGGCGGGGACTCCAACGCCCTCACCGCCAAGGAGCACACCCTCTACTACGGTCGGGTCCGCTCGGCGGACATCCCGATGGCCGTGGACGTGCTCACCGACATGATCACCGCGTCCCTCCTCGAGCAGGATGCCCTGGTCACCGAGCGCGAGGTCATCCTCGAGGAGCTCGCGATGGCCGAGGACGACCCCACCGATGTCGGCTACGAGACCTTCCTCGCCGACGTGCTCGGCCCCGAGACGCCGATCGGCCGGCCCGTCGGCGGTACCGCCGCGAGCGTGCAGGCGCTGACCATCGAGGACGTGCGCGCCCACTTCGCCGAGCACTACCGGCCGGACAACCTGGTGGTCACCGCCGTCGGCGATCTCGATCATGACGAGCTCGCCGGGCTGCTCCAGGCCGGGCTGCGCCGCGGCGGCTGGGAACTGGCCGACGGTGCCCTGCCGGATCCGGGCACCCGCTCCGCGCACCGGGCGAGGGACGGCGGAGGCCTCGCCGCCGCCCCCGCCGAGGTCGCCGCGCTCTCCCCGCACCGCCTCGACCGGTCCACCGAGCAGAACCACATCTTCCTCGGCGGCCACGGGCTCACCGCCCTCAGCGAGGACCGCCACGCCCTCTCGGTGCTGATGTCGATCCTCGGCGGGGGGATGTCCTCCCGCCTGTTCCAGAACATCCGCGAGCAGCGCGGGCTGGCGTACTCGGTCTACTCCTTCAGCGCCGGCTATCGCGATGCCGGGCTGTTCGGCATGTATGCCGCCTGCCGGCCCGGCCGCACCTCCCAGGTGGTCGAGCTGCTCGCCGAGGAGCTGACCCGGATGGGGGAGCAGGGCATCGACGAGCTCGAGCTCGCCCGCGCCAAGGGGCAGATCACCGGCTCCTTCGCCCTCGGGCTCGAGGACACCAGCTCCCGGATGGGCCGGCTGGGCACCATCGAGCTCGTCCACGGCCGCTACACCGGCGTCGACGAGACCCTGGCGCGCATCGGTGCCGTCGGCGTGGACGATGTCAGCGCGCTCGCCACCCAGCTCGCCGGCTCCTTCAGCACCCGGGTCGAGGTCGGCCCGGAGCGCTGA
- a CDS encoding polyribonucleotide nucleotidyltransferase: MEGPDITTTTAVIDNGSYGRREIRFETGRLAQQAAGAVAVYLDDDTMVFSATSVSSKPKDHFDFFPLTIDVEERMYAAGRIPGSFFRREGRPGTDAILACRLTDRPLRPAFVKGLRNEVQVVLTVMANGPEDAYDVVGINGASASTQISGLPFNGPIGAVRIALMPNAQGGGQWVAFPTFSQLDEAVFSMVVAGRIVEDEAGNQDVAIMMVEAEATDNAWTLIKEQGAIAPTEAVVAEGMEASKVFIRSLCVAQQELAVTAAKPVREFPLFLDFQDDAYAAVEAAAGERLAEVMSIAAKTEREERTDQLVAEVTEELAGEGKQLEGREKEVSGAFRALTKQVVRTKVLTDGVRIDGRGLRDIRALSAEVEVLPRVHGSALFQRGETQIMGVSTLNMLKMEQQIDSLGPVTRKRYVHHYNFPPYSTGETGRVGSPKRREIGHGMLAERALVPVLPTREEFPYAIRQVSEALGSNGSTSMGSVCASTLSLLNAGVPLRAPVAGIAMGLISDTIENAAGESEVRYAALTDILGAEDAFGDMDFKVAGTGEFVTAIQLDTKLDGLPTSVLTGALSQAHEARLAILGVLGEAIDVPDEMSPHAPRVLAVTVPVDKIGAVIGPKGQMINKIQDDTGADITIEDDGTVYIGATDGPSAEAARAAVNAIANPMVPEIGERYLGTVVRVVDFGAFVSLTPGKDGLLHVTQLRKLNDGKRVDNVEDVAKVGQKIEVEIREIDARGKISLAVIEDEAEETPAEGSSAE; this comes from the coding sequence ATGGAAGGCCCCGACATCACCACCACCACCGCAGTCATCGACAACGGCTCCTACGGCCGGCGCGAGATCCGCTTCGAGACCGGCCGGCTGGCCCAGCAGGCCGCCGGCGCCGTCGCCGTCTACCTCGACGACGACACCATGGTCTTCTCGGCGACCTCCGTGTCGAGCAAGCCGAAGGACCACTTCGACTTCTTCCCGCTCACGATCGACGTCGAGGAGCGCATGTACGCCGCGGGCCGCATCCCGGGCTCGTTCTTCCGTCGTGAGGGCCGTCCCGGCACCGACGCGATCCTGGCCTGCCGCCTGACCGACCGCCCGCTGCGCCCGGCCTTCGTGAAGGGCCTGCGCAACGAGGTCCAGGTCGTCCTGACCGTCATGGCGAACGGCCCCGAGGACGCGTACGACGTCGTCGGCATCAACGGCGCCTCCGCCTCCACCCAGATCTCCGGTCTGCCCTTCAACGGCCCGATCGGCGCGGTGCGCATCGCCCTCATGCCGAACGCCCAGGGCGGCGGCCAGTGGGTCGCCTTCCCGACCTTCTCGCAGCTGGACGAGGCCGTGTTCTCCATGGTCGTCGCCGGCCGCATCGTCGAGGACGAGGCGGGGAACCAGGATGTCGCGATCATGATGGTCGAGGCCGAGGCCACCGACAACGCCTGGACCCTCATCAAGGAGCAGGGCGCGATCGCGCCCACCGAGGCCGTCGTGGCCGAGGGCATGGAGGCCTCCAAGGTCTTCATCCGCAGCCTCTGCGTCGCCCAGCAGGAGCTGGCCGTCACCGCCGCCAAGCCGGTGCGCGAGTTCCCGCTGTTCCTGGACTTCCAGGACGATGCCTACGCCGCGGTCGAGGCCGCTGCCGGCGAGCGCCTCGCGGAGGTCATGTCCATCGCGGCGAAGACCGAGCGCGAGGAGCGCACCGACCAGCTGGTCGCCGAGGTCACCGAGGAGCTCGCCGGCGAGGGCAAGCAGCTCGAGGGCCGCGAGAAGGAGGTCTCCGGGGCATTCCGCGCGCTGACCAAGCAGGTCGTGCGCACCAAGGTCCTCACCGACGGCGTCCGCATCGATGGTCGCGGCCTGCGCGACATCCGTGCGCTCTCCGCCGAGGTCGAGGTGCTCCCGCGCGTGCACGGCTCCGCCCTGTTCCAGCGCGGCGAGACCCAGATCATGGGCGTCTCCACGCTGAACATGCTCAAGATGGAGCAGCAGATCGACTCGCTCGGGCCGGTCACGCGCAAGCGCTACGTGCACCACTACAACTTCCCGCCGTACTCCACCGGCGAGACCGGCCGCGTCGGTTCCCCGAAGCGCCGCGAGATCGGCCACGGCATGCTCGCCGAGCGTGCCCTGGTCCCCGTCCTGCCCACCCGCGAGGAGTTCCCCTACGCGATCCGTCAGGTCTCCGAGGCCCTCGGCTCCAACGGCTCCACCTCGATGGGCTCCGTCTGCGCCTCCACCCTGTCGCTGCTGAACGCCGGGGTGCCGCTGCGCGCCCCGGTCGCCGGCATCGCCATGGGCCTGATCTCGGACACCATCGAGAACGCTGCAGGGGAGTCCGAGGTTCGTTATGCGGCCCTCACCGACATCCTCGGTGCCGAGGACGCCTTCGGCGACATGGACTTCAAGGTCGCCGGCACCGGCGAGTTCGTCACCGCGATCCAGCTCGACACCAAGCTCGACGGTCTGCCGACCTCCGTGCTCACCGGCGCGCTGTCGCAGGCCCACGAGGCCCGCCTGGCGATCCTCGGCGTGCTCGGCGAGGCCATCGACGTGCCCGACGAGATGAGCCCGCACGCCCCGCGCGTCCTCGCGGTCACGGTCCCGGTCGACAAGATCGGTGCGGTCATCGGCCCGAAGGGCCAGATGATCAACAAGATCCAGGACGACACCGGTGCGGACATCACCATCGAGGACGACGGCACCGTCTACATCGGCGCCACCGACGGCCCCTCGGCCGAGGCCGCCCGCGCCGCGGTCAACGCCATCGCCAACCCGATGGTCCCCGAGATCGGCGAGCGCTACCTCGGCACCGTCGTGCGCGTGGTCGACTTCGGCGCCTTCGTCTCGCTGACCCCGGGCAAGGACGGACTGCTCCACGTCACCCAGCTGCGCAAGCTGAACGACGGCAAGCGGGTCGACAACGTCGAGGACGTCGCCAAGGTCGGTCAGAAGATCGAGGTGGAGATCCGCGAGATCGACGCCCGCGGCAAGATCTCCCTCGCCGTGATCGAGGACGAGGCCGAGGAGACCCCCGCGGAGGGCAGCTCCGCAGAGTGA
- the rpsO gene encoding 30S ribosomal protein S15, with translation MAFDTATKQQIIKEYGTTEGDTGSPEVQVALLTHRITYLTEHLKDHKHDHHTRRGLMLLVGQRKRLLQYLQGVEIERYRSLIKRLGIRR, from the coding sequence ATGGCCTTCGACACCGCTACGAAGCAGCAGATCATCAAGGAGTACGGGACCACCGAGGGCGACACCGGTTCGCCCGAGGTCCAGGTCGCGCTGCTCACCCATCGCATCACCTACCTGACCGAGCACCTCAAGGACCACAAGCACGACCACCACACCCGTCGTGGTCTGATGCTGCTGGTCGGTCAGCGCAAGCGCCTCCTGCAGTACCTGCAGGGCGTCGAGATCGAGCGCTACCGCTCGCTGATCAAGCGTCTCGGCATCCGCCGCTGA
- a CDS encoding bifunctional riboflavin kinase/FAD synthetase — MTRVPIWHSVQEVPAELGPTAVSIGNYDGVHRGHRFVLDQLRHHAETRSLAPVALTFWPHPRHVMGDPARTPLLTGHEDRDRLLLLAGMHGVLDLEFTVDFAQHSPEEFVRIFLVEGLGARCVVLGEDALFGRGNLGTIETMRELGEQYGFEVVTVDELGPDGVGAGRISSSGIRRDLLDGDVAAANQALGRLHTVTDVVHHGFRRGRELGFPTANLGPSPAGLIPADGVYAGYLTVAEQIPAHLGTSPLAGAPATISIGTNPTFAPDGEGGAGGAPCRTVEAYVHGDHDLDLYGDLVRLEFVDYQRPTLKFDSIETLVEQMDEDVEVTRRTLAAEYSRPGIPD; from the coding sequence GTGACCCGAGTCCCCATCTGGCATTCCGTCCAGGAGGTGCCCGCTGAGCTCGGACCCACCGCGGTCTCGATCGGCAACTACGACGGGGTCCATCGCGGGCACCGGTTCGTGCTCGATCAGCTGCGGCACCATGCCGAGACGCGATCGCTCGCGCCGGTGGCGCTCACCTTCTGGCCCCATCCTCGTCATGTGATGGGCGACCCCGCCCGCACCCCGCTGCTGACCGGTCACGAGGACCGTGACCGCCTGCTCCTGCTGGCCGGGATGCACGGCGTGCTGGATCTCGAGTTCACCGTCGACTTCGCGCAGCACTCGCCCGAGGAGTTCGTGCGCATCTTCCTGGTCGAGGGGCTCGGTGCGCGGTGCGTGGTCCTCGGTGAGGACGCGCTGTTCGGTCGGGGCAACCTCGGCACCATCGAGACCATGCGCGAGCTCGGTGAGCAGTACGGCTTCGAGGTCGTGACCGTGGACGAGCTGGGCCCGGACGGCGTCGGAGCCGGTCGCATCTCCTCCTCGGGGATCCGCCGCGACCTGCTCGACGGGGACGTGGCCGCCGCGAACCAGGCACTGGGTCGGCTGCACACGGTCACCGATGTGGTCCATCACGGCTTCCGCCGCGGGCGCGAGCTCGGCTTCCCGACGGCGAACCTCGGCCCCTCACCGGCCGGACTGATCCCGGCGGACGGGGTCTACGCCGGATATCTGACCGTCGCCGAGCAGATCCCCGCCCACCTGGGGACCTCGCCGCTGGCCGGGGCCCCCGCGACCATCTCCATCGGCACCAATCCGACCTTCGCCCCCGACGGCGAGGGCGGGGCCGGCGGCGCCCCCTGCCGCACCGTCGAGGCGTACGTGCACGGCGACCATGACCTGGACCTCTACGGAGACCTGGTGCGCCTGGAATTCGTCGACTATCAGCGCCCCACGCTGAAGTTCGACTCCATCGAGACGCTGGTCGAGCAGATGGACGAGGACGTCGAGGTGACCCGCCGCACTCTCGCCGCGGAGTACTCCCGGCCCGGCATCCCTGACTGA
- a CDS encoding L,D-transpeptidase family protein, whose protein sequence is MTNVTDGAAPGGPSRPTGRHSRRRAALLLVAVLAVIAVVLAGGALAYAKQFEGRALPGTTVLGQDVAGQTPEEIAALVAERGEGVTVTVTAGDQQLDKSLADLGVSVDAAATAQAAVDRDDSFAGVLASTWSGEFVVEPVVTVDRTATAAFAEGLVPEDRTNPVNASVTFDEDARTWTTEPGRNGQGVDPEPLVAAVTENAAALEDFAVEQPIEEIAPAITTDEAEEVVGSISTLLEQPMSITGADGETHEVSPERRNDWISVAPAEDGQSLHIVVDEESVREWVAARAEQDAVEAEDGIEQVDENGEVVKVVAEKQDGLKITNTDAIAEQLITALKGITPLEAAFESTTIEAEVEQVDAPEPEKEKAADGEKSTVPANPTGEKWIDVDLSQKTVTAYVGDTPVWGPRAMVDGKPGNETVTGTYEIYLRYERQDMTNAAYYPEDHPKYYLTEDVPWVQYFHRGFGFHGAPWRSSFGYSGSHGCINMPVSDAKWLYDWASIGTKTVVHY, encoded by the coding sequence ATGACGAACGTGACCGATGGGGCCGCGCCGGGCGGCCCGTCCCGACCCACCGGCCGTCACAGCCGTCGCCGAGCAGCACTCCTGCTGGTGGCCGTCCTCGCCGTCATCGCCGTCGTCCTCGCCGGCGGTGCGCTGGCCTACGCCAAGCAGTTCGAGGGCCGTGCGCTGCCGGGCACCACGGTGCTCGGTCAGGACGTCGCCGGCCAGACCCCGGAGGAGATCGCCGCACTGGTGGCCGAGCGGGGAGAAGGGGTGACGGTCACCGTCACCGCCGGGGACCAGCAGCTCGACAAGAGCCTCGCAGATCTCGGCGTGAGCGTCGATGCAGCCGCCACCGCGCAGGCCGCCGTCGACCGCGACGACTCCTTCGCGGGCGTGCTCGCCTCGACCTGGTCGGGCGAATTCGTCGTGGAACCGGTCGTGACCGTCGACCGGACAGCGACCGCGGCCTTCGCCGAGGGCCTCGTGCCCGAGGACCGGACGAACCCGGTCAACGCCTCGGTCACCTTCGACGAGGATGCCCGGACCTGGACCACCGAGCCCGGCCGCAACGGCCAGGGCGTCGACCCGGAGCCCCTGGTCGCCGCGGTGACCGAGAACGCCGCCGCACTCGAGGACTTCGCCGTCGAGCAGCCCATCGAGGAGATCGCCCCGGCGATCACCACCGACGAGGCGGAGGAGGTCGTCGGCTCCATCTCCACCCTGCTCGAGCAGCCGATGTCGATCACCGGCGCCGACGGCGAGACCCACGAGGTCTCCCCTGAGCGCCGCAACGACTGGATCTCCGTGGCCCCTGCCGAGGACGGCCAGTCGCTGCACATCGTCGTGGACGAGGAGTCCGTGCGCGAGTGGGTCGCTGCCCGCGCCGAGCAGGATGCCGTCGAGGCGGAGGACGGGATCGAACAGGTCGACGAGAACGGCGAGGTCGTCAAGGTCGTGGCCGAGAAGCAGGACGGCCTGAAGATCACCAACACCGACGCGATCGCGGAACAGCTGATCACCGCGCTGAAGGGCATCACGCCCCTCGAGGCCGCCTTCGAGTCGACGACGATCGAGGCCGAGGTCGAGCAGGTGGACGCTCCCGAGCCCGAGAAGGAGAAGGCCGCGGACGGGGAGAAGAGCACGGTCCCGGCGAATCCGACCGGCGAGAAGTGGATCGACGTCGATCTCTCCCAGAAGACCGTCACCGCCTACGTGGGCGACACCCCGGTGTGGGGCCCGCGTGCGATGGTCGACGGCAAGCCCGGCAACGAGACCGTCACCGGCACCTACGAGATCTACCTGCGCTATGAGCGCCAGGACATGACCAACGCGGCGTACTACCCCGAGGATCACCCGAAGTACTACCTCACCGAGGACGTCCCGTGGGTGCAGTACTTCCACCGCGGATTCGGTTTCCACGGTGCGCCGTGGCGCTCCTCCTTCGGGTACTCCGGTTCGCACGGCTGCATCAACATGCCGGTCTCCGATGCGAAGTGGCTGTACGACTGGGCGAGCATCGGCACCAAGACCGTGGTCCACTACTGA
- the truB gene encoding tRNA pseudouridine(55) synthase TruB, which translates to MSTAPHGILLVDKAPERTSHDVVARVRWLLGTKKVGHAGTLDPMATGLLMLGIGQGTRLLTYLVGLDKTYRATIRLGRATTTDDREGEPLGDVADAGVLSEDRIEQSLSALRGDIEQVPSTVSAIKIDGKRAYARARAGEDVELAARPVRISRFTVTGRSVDGPFLDLDAVIDCTSGTYVRALARDLGAAHGVGGHLTALRRTAVGPFTVEDALHVPARGEGDDVELPLHGLGTIAARVLPTLPVDEGQAEALGTGRRIRSDAVVAPAPAPHGRHELEARDRPVAALDAAGHLIAILQQDGSSWRPLLVVPVDARC; encoded by the coding sequence GTGAGCACAGCCCCGCACGGCATCCTCCTGGTCGACAAGGCCCCGGAGCGCACCAGCCACGACGTGGTCGCGCGGGTCCGGTGGCTGCTGGGCACGAAGAAGGTCGGTCATGCGGGGACCCTCGACCCGATGGCGACGGGGCTGCTGATGCTCGGCATCGGACAGGGCACGCGCCTGCTCACCTACCTGGTGGGACTGGACAAGACCTACCGGGCGACGATCCGGCTGGGCCGGGCCACCACCACGGATGATCGCGAGGGGGAGCCGCTGGGCGACGTGGCCGACGCCGGCGTCCTGTCCGAGGACCGGATCGAGCAGTCGCTGAGCGCCCTGCGCGGCGACATCGAACAGGTGCCCTCCACCGTCAGCGCCATCAAGATCGACGGCAAGCGCGCCTATGCACGGGCTCGGGCCGGGGAGGACGTCGAGCTCGCCGCCCGCCCGGTGCGGATCTCCCGCTTCACGGTGACGGGACGGTCCGTCGACGGCCCGTTCCTCGACCTGGACGCCGTGATCGACTGCACCTCGGGCACCTATGTGCGCGCCCTGGCACGTGATCTCGGCGCCGCGCACGGCGTGGGCGGCCACCTCACAGCGCTGCGGCGCACGGCGGTGGGGCCGTTCACCGTCGAGGATGCGCTGCACGTCCCGGCGCGCGGCGAAGGGGACGACGTCGAGCTGCCGCTGCACGGCCTGGGCACCATCGCCGCCCGGGTGCTGCCCACGCTGCCCGTCGATGAGGGGCAGGCCGAGGCGCTCGGCACCGGACGCCGGATCCGGTCCGACGCGGTCGTGGCACCCGCCCCTGCACCGCACGGACGTCACGAGCTCGAAGCGCGGGACCGCCCGGTCGCCGCTCTCGACGCCGCCGGACACCTGATCGCGATCCTGCAGCAGGACGGCTCCTCCTGGCGGCCCCTGCTGGTGGTCCCGGTCGACGCGCGCTGCTGA
- the rbfA gene encoding 30S ribosome-binding factor RbfA: protein MNDNPRALKLADRIKVIVATMLDNRVKDPRLGFVTITDVRVSGDLQHATLFYTVFGTDEEREETGAALVSATGMLRREVGRQTGVRLTPTLEFIADAVPENARVIEDLLTEARGRDAELDQAKAGATYAGEADPYRKPREEEPEDGSVPSDDDLGREQA from the coding sequence ATGAACGACAACCCCCGCGCCCTCAAGCTCGCCGACCGCATCAAGGTCATCGTCGCGACCATGCTCGACAACCGCGTCAAGGACCCGCGCCTCGGGTTCGTGACCATCACCGATGTGCGCGTCAGCGGCGACCTCCAGCACGCCACCCTCTTCTACACCGTCTTCGGCACCGACGAGGAGCGGGAGGAGACCGGTGCAGCGCTGGTCAGCGCCACCGGCATGCTCCGTCGCGAGGTGGGCCGCCAGACCGGCGTGCGCCTGACCCCGACCCTCGAGTTCATCGCCGATGCGGTGCCCGAGAACGCCCGCGTCATCGAGGACCTGCTCACCGAGGCCCGTGGGCGCGACGCCGAGCTCGACCAGGCCAAGGCCGGTGCCACCTATGCCGGGGAGGCGGACCCGTACCGCAAGCCGCGTGAGGAGGAGCCGGAGGACGGATCGGTGCCCTCCGACGACGACCTCGGCCGCGAGCAGGCGTGA
- a CDS encoding TRM11 family SAM-dependent methyltransferase produces MTQVSLALRAPSANRVYAQAAGALALAEAHWVLGAHQGAAPVVRERMVSGMDALEVRTEEDSSTRATAADSASAATTVRLLASLSATLGVLDVIEEAAAGSAVPTAPLLRPRDLPGLLHHPADLETILRYPGKTNEQFTALLINLAAALSTRRAGLFDGTLSLLDPLCGRGTTLNRALRLGLSPVGAEIDRKDVEAYRAFLGTWLRDHRLKHTLDSTRLTVHGEQLGTRFEAELAPDKQTLRAGGGQRLTVLGCDTARLGQLLPAASVDALVADLPYGVQHGSRADGAWRRSPLEVLRAAAPGWRRLLRDGAGIALAVNRRTLDHDQASAVLAESGLRVLSTDGAFRHRVDQSIDRDILLAVPTNHPRVEQLSALAADQENEIS; encoded by the coding sequence ATGACCCAGGTGTCCCTCGCCCTGCGAGCACCCTCGGCCAACCGCGTCTACGCGCAGGCCGCGGGTGCTCTTGCGCTCGCGGAGGCGCACTGGGTGCTCGGCGCCCACCAGGGAGCCGCACCCGTCGTGCGCGAGCGCATGGTCAGCGGCATGGACGCTCTCGAGGTGCGCACCGAGGAGGACTCCTCCACCCGCGCCACGGCGGCCGACAGCGCCTCCGCTGCCACCACGGTCCGGCTGCTGGCATCGCTGTCCGCCACGCTCGGCGTGCTGGACGTGATCGAGGAGGCGGCCGCGGGCTCCGCGGTGCCGACCGCGCCGCTGCTGCGCCCCCGTGATCTGCCCGGCCTCCTGCACCATCCCGCGGATCTGGAGACGATCCTGCGCTATCCCGGCAAGACCAACGAGCAGTTCACCGCCCTGCTGATCAACCTCGCCGCGGCCCTGTCGACCCGACGTGCCGGGCTGTTCGACGGCACCCTGTCGCTGCTCGACCCGCTCTGCGGTCGCGGCACCACCCTCAACCGTGCCCTGCGCCTGGGTCTGAGCCCCGTCGGCGCCGAGATCGATCGCAAGGACGTCGAGGCCTATCGCGCGTTCCTGGGCACCTGGCTGCGGGACCACCGCCTCAAGCACACGCTGGACAGCACCCGGCTCACCGTGCACGGCGAACAGCTGGGAACCCGGTTCGAGGCGGAGCTCGCTCCGGACAAGCAGACCCTGCGCGCCGGCGGCGGCCAGCGCCTCACCGTGCTCGGCTGCGACACCGCCCGGTTGGGACAGCTGCTGCCGGCCGCCTCGGTGGATGCCCTGGTCGCCGATCTGCCCTACGGTGTCCAGCACGGCTCCCGCGCCGATGGGGCATGGCGGCGCTCCCCCCTGGAGGTGCTGCGCGCCGCGGCCCCGGGGTGGCGCCGACTGCTGCGGGACGGGGCCGGGATCGCCCTCGCCGTGAACCGCCGCACCCTCGATCACGACCAGGCCTCCGCGGTGCTCGCCGAGTCCGGGCTGCGGGTGCTCAGCACCGACGGCGCCTTCCGCCACCGGGTCGACCAGTCCATCGACCGCGACATCCTGCTCGCGGTCCCCACGAACCACCCCCGCGTCGAGCAGCTCTCCGCTCTCGCCGCCGATCAGGAGAACGAGATCTCATGA